A single genomic interval of Pyrus communis chromosome 5, drPyrComm1.1, whole genome shotgun sequence harbors:
- the LOC137734347 gene encoding uncharacterized protein: MGSVSDPPHFDGDNYAAWKAKMKSFLWALDDRVWLAVEEGWEPPTISETKGEGQFYVTISMLKPRRQWSEDERSISTFNQKALNALFTAVSPEQFNYISKCTTAKEAWDILEVTHEGNSTVKESKLQNLITQFENMKMLDDESFSDFYAKLSVIANGCHNLGDSIPEIELLQKF; encoded by the coding sequence ATGGGTTCAGTTTCTGATCCACCACATTTTGATGGAGACAACTACGCTGCATGGAAGGCAAAGATGAAATCATTTCTCTGGGCGCTTGACGACAGAGTTTGGCTTGCGGTTGAAGAAGGTTGGGAACCTCCAACAATTAGTGAAACAAAAGGCGAAGGACAATTTTATGTAACTATTTCTATGCTTAAGCCTAGAAGACAATGGAGCGAAGATGAACGCAGCATTAGCACATTCAATCAAAAAGCATTGAATGCGTTGTTCACTGCCGTTTCGCCTGAGCAATTTAACTACATCAGTAAATGCACAACGGCGAAAGAAGCTTGGGATATtcttgaagttactcatgaagGTAACTCTACTGTCAAAGAATCTAAGCTTCAAAATCTCATCACACaatttgaaaatatgaaaatgctAGATGATGAGAGTTTTTCTGACTTTTATGCTAAGCTTAGTGTAATTGCCAATGGTTGTCACAATCTTGGTGACAGCATTCCTGAAATAGAGTTGTTACAAAAATTCTAA